A single genomic interval of Saccharothrix saharensis harbors:
- a CDS encoding TetR/AcrR family transcriptional regulator, with the protein MSGVSAEPAKQTRRDQILAAAAELFARHGFHGVGIDDIGAAVGISGPALYRHFRSKDAMLGEMLTSISERLLDGGLNRVAASGDPAHALRELIRWHVDFALDDPALITVQIRNLANLTDPDRRRVRALQRRYVEVWVETIRKTSPEVDEPTARAAAHAVFGLINSTPHSAHLDREQMAALLSQMALASLSGALPVRP; encoded by the coding sequence ATGAGCGGCGTGTCAGCCGAGCCCGCGAAGCAAACCCGCCGCGACCAGATCCTGGCCGCCGCCGCCGAACTGTTCGCCCGGCACGGCTTCCACGGCGTCGGCATCGACGACATCGGCGCCGCGGTGGGGATTTCCGGACCGGCGCTGTACCGGCACTTCCGCAGCAAGGACGCGATGCTGGGCGAGATGCTGACGTCCATCAGCGAGCGGTTGCTGGACGGCGGGCTGAACCGCGTGGCGGCGTCCGGCGACCCTGCGCACGCGCTGCGGGAATTGATCCGGTGGCACGTCGACTTCGCGTTGGACGACCCGGCGTTGATCACCGTGCAGATTCGAAACCTGGCGAACCTGACCGATCCGGACCGGCGGCGGGTGCGCGCGTTGCAGCGGCGTTATGTCGAGGTGTGGGTGGAGACGATCCGCAAGACGTCACCCGAGGTGGACGAGCCGACCGCCCGCGCCGCGGCGCACGCCGTCTTCGGGCTGATCAACTCCACGCCGCACAGCGCGCACCTGGACCGCGAGCAGATGGCGGCGTTGCTGTCGCAGATGGCGCTGGCGTCGTTGTCGGGGGCGCTGCCCGTCCGGCCGTGA
- a CDS encoding SGNH/GDSL hydrolase family protein produces the protein MRLVRTLSSAALAIAAALALVVPAEAAAANYVALGDSYSSGTGTGSYYSDSGSCKRSQYSYPALWAASHAPASFKFVACSGAKTGDVLANQVGALSTSTSLVSISIGGNDAGFTDVISTCTFGSDSTCVNRVNQAKAYATGTLPGLLDNVYAQIRTRAPSATVVVLGYPRLYKVPGSCSVGLSDTKRAAINSAADTLHQVISARAGARSFAYRDVRTAFTGHEICSSDWWLNSLSWPVEESYHPNRNGQRLGYLPQLTAVTG, from the coding sequence ATGCGCCTTGTCCGAACCCTGTCCAGCGCCGCGCTGGCGATAGCGGCCGCGCTGGCGCTCGTCGTGCCGGCCGAAGCCGCCGCCGCCAACTACGTCGCGCTCGGCGACTCCTACTCGTCCGGGACGGGAACCGGCTCGTACTACAGCGACTCCGGCAGCTGCAAGCGCAGCCAGTACAGCTACCCGGCCCTCTGGGCCGCGTCGCACGCGCCCGCGTCGTTCAAGTTCGTGGCCTGCTCCGGTGCCAAGACCGGCGACGTGCTCGCCAACCAGGTCGGCGCGCTGTCCACGTCGACCTCCCTGGTCAGCATCTCGATCGGTGGGAACGACGCCGGCTTCACCGACGTGATCAGCACCTGCACCTTCGGCTCCGACTCGACCTGCGTGAACCGGGTCAACCAGGCCAAGGCCTACGCCACCGGCACCCTGCCGGGCCTGCTCGACAACGTCTACGCGCAGATCCGCACCCGCGCGCCGTCCGCGACGGTCGTCGTGCTCGGCTACCCGCGCCTCTACAAGGTGCCGGGCAGCTGCTCGGTCGGCCTCAGCGACACCAAGCGCGCGGCGATCAACTCGGCCGCCGACACCCTGCACCAGGTCATCTCCGCCCGCGCGGGCGCGAGGTCGTTCGCCTACCGCGACGTGCGCACGGCGTTCACCGGGCACGAGATCTGCTCGTCGGACTGGTGGCTGAACAGCCTGTCGTGGCCGGTGGAGGAGTCCTACCACCCCAACCGCAACGGCCAGCGCCTCGGCTACCTGCCGCAGCTGACCGCCGTCACCGGCTGA
- a CDS encoding carboxyl transferase domain-containing protein, producing MDAPVLRSTADKSADAFRRYHDEHARLVHDLRAKLRHAALGGPEKARTRHVERGKLLPRDRVDALLDPGSPFLELSPLAANGMYGDEAPAAGVITGVGRVSGREVVVVANDATVKGGTYYPMTVKKHLRAQEVALQNNLPCVYLVDSGGAFLPRQDEVFPDREHFGRIFFNQATMSARGIPQVAAVLGSCTAGGAYVPAMSDEAVIVRGQGTIFLGGPPLVKAATGEVVTAEELGGGELHSRTSGVTDHLAENDEHALRIVRSIVSTLGPRAPRPWQVEPTVEPAVDPAELYGVVPTDSRTPYDVREVIARVVDGSRFQEFKKEYGATLVTGFARIHGHPVGIVANNGVLFGESALKGAHFIQLCDQRSVPLVFLQNISGFMVGREYEAAGIAKHGAKMVTAVACARVPKFTVVIGGSFGAGNYSMCGRAYSPRFLWMWPNARISVMGGEQAASVLATVRRDQLGDAWSAEEEEAFKAPIRQQYEDQGNPYYSTARLWDDGVIDPLDTRMVLGLALSTAANAPIEPVSYGVFRM from the coding sequence ATGGACGCCCCGGTGCTGCGCAGCACGGCCGACAAGTCGGCCGACGCCTTCCGGCGCTACCACGACGAACACGCGCGGCTCGTGCACGACCTGCGCGCCAAGCTCCGCCACGCCGCCCTCGGCGGTCCGGAGAAGGCGCGCACGCGGCACGTCGAGCGCGGCAAGCTGCTGCCCCGCGACCGGGTCGACGCGCTGCTCGACCCCGGCTCGCCGTTCCTGGAGCTCTCGCCGCTGGCCGCGAACGGCATGTACGGCGACGAGGCGCCCGCCGCCGGCGTCATCACCGGCGTCGGCCGCGTGTCCGGCCGCGAGGTCGTGGTCGTCGCCAACGACGCCACCGTCAAGGGCGGTACCTACTACCCGATGACGGTGAAGAAGCACCTGCGCGCCCAAGAGGTGGCGTTGCAGAACAACCTGCCGTGCGTCTACCTGGTGGACTCCGGCGGCGCGTTCCTGCCCCGGCAGGACGAGGTGTTCCCGGACCGCGAGCACTTCGGCCGGATCTTCTTCAACCAGGCCACCATGTCCGCCAGGGGCATCCCGCAGGTCGCCGCCGTGCTCGGCTCGTGCACGGCGGGCGGCGCGTACGTGCCCGCGATGTCCGACGAAGCCGTGATCGTGCGCGGTCAGGGCACGATCTTCCTCGGCGGCCCGCCGCTGGTGAAGGCCGCGACCGGCGAGGTCGTCACGGCCGAGGAGCTGGGCGGCGGCGAGCTGCACTCGCGCACGTCCGGCGTCACCGACCACCTCGCCGAGAACGACGAGCACGCGCTGCGGATCGTGCGCTCGATCGTCAGCACGCTGGGTCCGCGCGCGCCGCGGCCGTGGCAGGTCGAGCCGACCGTCGAGCCCGCCGTCGACCCCGCCGAGCTGTACGGGGTCGTGCCGACCGACAGCCGCACGCCGTACGACGTGCGCGAGGTGATCGCCCGGGTCGTGGACGGCAGCCGGTTCCAGGAGTTCAAGAAGGAGTACGGCGCGACGCTGGTCACCGGGTTCGCGCGCATCCACGGCCACCCGGTCGGCATCGTGGCCAACAACGGCGTGCTGTTCGGCGAGTCGGCGCTGAAGGGCGCGCACTTCATCCAGCTGTGCGACCAGCGGTCCGTGCCGCTGGTGTTCCTGCAGAACATCAGCGGGTTCATGGTGGGCCGCGAGTACGAGGCGGCGGGCATCGCCAAGCACGGCGCGAAGATGGTCACGGCGGTGGCCTGCGCGCGGGTGCCGAAGTTCACCGTGGTCATCGGCGGGTCGTTCGGCGCGGGCAACTACTCGATGTGCGGGCGGGCCTACTCGCCCCGGTTCCTGTGGATGTGGCCCAACGCCCGGATCTCGGTGATGGGCGGCGAGCAGGCGGCCTCCGTGCTGGCGACCGTGCGGCGCGACCAGCTCGGTGACGCGTGGTCGGCCGAGGAGGAAGAGGCGTTCAAGGCGCCGATCCGGCAGCAGTACGAGGACCAGGGCAACCCGTACTACTCCACGGCACGGCTGTGGGACGACGGCGTGATCGACCCCCTCGACACGCGGATGGTGCTGGGCCTGGCGTTGTCCACGGCGGCGAACGCCCCGATCGAGCCGGTTTCCTACGGCGTCTTCCGGATGTGA
- a CDS encoding acetyl/propionyl/methylcrotonyl-CoA carboxylase subunit alpha yields MFDTVLIANRGEIAVRVIRALRRFGIRSVAVHSDADADALHVRLADEAVRIGPAAARESYLSVERIVEAALSTGARAVHPGYGFLAENAEFARACEKAGLVFIGPPAEAIEAMGDKIRAKLTVAAAGVPVVPGRTEVGMTDDDLVGAAAEIGFPVLLKPSAGGGGKGMRLVDAADGLRDAIESARREARGSFGDDALLIERFIGNPRHVEIQVLADAHGGVVHLGERECSLQRRHQKIIEEAPSPLLTPEVRAAMGRAAVEAARSVGYVGAGTVEFIVDGASGDYYFMEMNTRLQVEHPVTELVTGVDLVEQQLRVAAGERLGFTSVELSGHAVEARVYAEDPARGFLPTGGTVLALDEPSDVRVDSALRVGLAVGSDYDPMLAKVIAHGATRAEALRRLHAALGRFVLLGVTTNVPFLRALLADPDVRAGALDTGLVERKLDSLVAVERPDEVLAAAALERQLSSSGGDDPWARSDGWRVGEHAWTRWLIDGVEVRVRGDEVAVADGEPVRHAVSIDGDRLSVDGRPYAMARDGDVLWLGRDGHAWALTETRPSEVAASGTVAGGGPVTSPMPGTVLVARVARGEHVTAGQALFVVEAMKMEHTVTSPVAGVLTEVHVQAGQQVALDQPLAVVVPHEE; encoded by the coding sequence ATGTTCGACACAGTCCTGATCGCCAACCGCGGCGAGATCGCGGTGCGGGTGATCCGCGCGTTGCGGCGGTTCGGCATCCGGTCGGTGGCGGTCCACAGCGACGCGGACGCGGACGCGCTGCACGTGCGGCTGGCCGACGAGGCGGTGCGGATCGGGCCCGCGGCGGCGCGGGAGAGCTACCTGTCGGTGGAGCGGATCGTCGAGGCCGCGCTGTCCACGGGCGCGCGGGCCGTGCACCCCGGGTACGGGTTCCTCGCCGAGAACGCGGAGTTCGCGCGGGCGTGCGAGAAGGCCGGGCTGGTGTTCATCGGGCCGCCGGCCGAGGCGATCGAGGCCATGGGCGACAAGATCCGCGCCAAGCTGACCGTGGCGGCGGCGGGCGTGCCGGTGGTGCCGGGGCGGACCGAGGTCGGGATGACCGACGACGACCTGGTGGGGGCGGCGGCCGAGATCGGGTTCCCGGTGCTGCTCAAGCCGTCGGCGGGCGGTGGCGGCAAGGGCATGCGGCTGGTGGACGCGGCCGACGGGCTGCGGGACGCGATCGAGTCGGCGCGGCGGGAGGCGCGCGGGTCGTTCGGCGACGACGCGTTGCTGATCGAGCGGTTCATCGGCAACCCGCGGCACGTCGAGATCCAGGTGCTGGCCGACGCGCACGGCGGCGTGGTGCACCTCGGCGAGCGCGAGTGCAGCTTGCAGCGGCGGCACCAGAAGATCATCGAGGAGGCGCCGTCGCCGTTGCTGACGCCCGAGGTCCGCGCGGCGATGGGGCGTGCGGCGGTGGAGGCGGCCCGGTCCGTGGGGTACGTCGGCGCGGGCACGGTCGAGTTCATCGTGGACGGCGCGTCCGGTGACTACTACTTCATGGAGATGAACACGCGGCTCCAGGTGGAGCACCCGGTGACCGAGCTGGTCACGGGCGTGGACCTGGTGGAGCAGCAGTTGCGGGTGGCGGCGGGCGAGCGGCTGGGGTTCACGTCGGTGGAGCTCTCCGGGCACGCGGTGGAGGCCCGCGTGTACGCCGAGGACCCGGCGCGCGGGTTCCTGCCGACCGGTGGGACGGTGCTCGCGCTGGACGAGCCGTCCGACGTGCGGGTGGACTCGGCGTTGCGGGTCGGGCTGGCGGTGGGCAGCGACTACGACCCGATGCTGGCGAAGGTGATCGCGCACGGTGCGACGCGGGCGGAGGCGCTGCGCCGGCTGCACGCCGCGCTGGGGCGGTTCGTGCTGCTGGGCGTGACGACGAACGTGCCGTTCCTGCGGGCGTTGTTGGCCGACCCGGACGTGCGGGCGGGTGCGTTGGACACCGGGTTGGTGGAGCGCAAGCTCGACTCGCTGGTGGCCGTGGAGCGGCCGGACGAGGTGCTGGCCGCCGCGGCCCTGGAGCGGCAGCTCTCGTCGAGCGGCGGTGACGACCCGTGGGCGCGGTCGGACGGCTGGCGGGTCGGGGAGCACGCGTGGACCCGGTGGCTGATCGACGGCGTCGAGGTGCGCGTGCGCGGCGACGAAGTGGCTGTCGCGGACGGTGAGCCGGTGCGGCACGCGGTGTCGATCGACGGCGACCGGTTGTCCGTCGACGGGCGGCCCTACGCGATGGCCCGGGACGGGGACGTGCTGTGGCTCGGCCGCGACGGACACGCGTGGGCGTTGACCGAGACCCGGCCGTCCGAGGTCGCCGCCTCGGGGACCGTCGCGGGCGGTGGCCCGGTGACCAGCCCCATGCCCGGCACGGTGCTCGTGGCGCGGGTCGCCCGAGGCGAGCACGTGACCGCCGGGCAGGCGCTGTTCGTGGTCGAAGCGATGAAGATGGAGCACACCGTCACGTCACCCGTGGCCGGCGTGCTCACCGAAGTGCACGTCCAGGCGGGCCAACAGGTCGCGCTGGACCAACCCCTGGCCGTCGTCGTGCCCCACGAGGAGTGA
- a CDS encoding acyl-CoA dehydrogenase family protein, which translates to MLDFRLDEEYEALRKTVEEFARDEVAPVIGGFYEREEFPYEIVAKMGRMGLFGLPFPEEFGGMGGDYFALCLALEELARVDSSVAITLEAGVSLGSMPLFRFGSAEQKASWLPRLCTGEVLGAFGLTEPGGGSDAGALRTTAKLDGDEWVLNGTKAFITNSGTDITGLVTVAAVTGRRENGKPEISAIIVPSGTPGFTVSRKYSKVGWNASDTRELSFQDCRVPAANLVGERGRGYAQFLQTLDEGRVAIAAIGVGLAQGCVDECLRYAGEREAFGHKIGEYQAIQFKIAEMEARTHTSRLAYYQAAAKMLRGEPFKREAAIAKLVSSEAAMDNARDATQIFGGYGFMNEYPVGRFYRDAKILEIGEGTSEVQKMLIARDLGLS; encoded by the coding sequence ATGCTGGACTTCCGCCTTGACGAGGAATACGAGGCGCTGCGCAAGACCGTCGAGGAGTTCGCGCGCGACGAGGTCGCACCCGTGATCGGCGGGTTCTACGAGCGGGAGGAGTTCCCGTACGAGATCGTCGCCAAGATGGGGCGGATGGGCCTGTTCGGGCTGCCGTTCCCGGAGGAGTTCGGCGGGATGGGCGGCGACTACTTCGCGCTGTGCCTGGCGTTGGAGGAGCTGGCGCGGGTCGACTCGTCGGTGGCGATCACGCTGGAGGCGGGCGTGTCGCTGGGCTCGATGCCGTTGTTCCGGTTCGGTTCGGCGGAGCAGAAGGCGTCCTGGTTGCCGCGGCTGTGCACCGGTGAGGTGCTGGGGGCGTTCGGGCTGACCGAGCCGGGTGGCGGGTCGGACGCGGGTGCGTTGCGCACCACGGCGAAGCTCGACGGCGACGAGTGGGTGCTCAACGGCACCAAGGCGTTCATCACCAACTCGGGGACCGACATCACCGGGCTGGTGACGGTGGCGGCGGTGACCGGGCGGCGGGAGAACGGCAAGCCGGAGATCTCGGCGATCATCGTGCCCTCGGGCACGCCGGGGTTCACCGTGTCGCGCAAGTACTCCAAGGTCGGGTGGAACGCGTCGGACACGCGCGAGCTGTCGTTCCAGGACTGCCGGGTGCCCGCCGCGAACCTGGTCGGCGAGCGGGGGCGCGGGTACGCGCAGTTCCTGCAGACGTTGGACGAGGGGCGGGTGGCGATCGCGGCCATCGGCGTCGGGTTGGCGCAGGGGTGCGTGGACGAGTGCCTGCGGTACGCCGGGGAGCGCGAAGCGTTCGGGCACAAGATCGGCGAGTACCAGGCGATCCAGTTCAAGATCGCCGAGATGGAGGCGCGGACGCACACGTCGCGGCTGGCGTACTACCAGGCGGCGGCGAAGATGCTGCGCGGCGAGCCGTTCAAGCGTGAGGCGGCGATCGCCAAGCTCGTGTCGTCGGAGGCGGCGATGGACAACGCCCGGGACGCGACGCAGATCTTCGGTGGCTACGGCTTCATGAACGAGTACCCGGTGGGCCGCTTCTACCGTGACGCCAAGATCCTGGAGATCGGCGAGGGCACCAGCGAGGTCCAGAAGATGCTGATCGCCCGCGACCTGGGCCTCTCCTAA
- a CDS encoding crotonase/enoyl-CoA hydratase family protein — protein sequence MSAVRVERSGPVFTVLLNRPAVRNAVDGPTAHTLTEVFREFDEDPTAAVAVLHGEGGTFCSGADLKALGTPRSNDPASPSGPMGPTRLRLSKPVIAAVSGHAVAGGLELALWCDLRVADSDAVFGVFCRRWGVPLIDGGTVRLPRLIGTSRAMDLILTGRPVLADEALAIGLANRVVPPGTSRSAAESLALELAAFPQLCLRHDRLSVLEQESLPESDALANELRHGEISLTEVEQGLRRFHSTPGRHHRP from the coding sequence GTGAGCGCCGTGCGGGTGGAGCGGTCGGGACCGGTGTTCACCGTGCTGCTGAACCGGCCGGCCGTGCGCAACGCGGTGGACGGGCCGACCGCGCACACGTTGACCGAGGTGTTCCGCGAGTTCGACGAGGACCCGACGGCGGCGGTGGCCGTGCTGCACGGCGAGGGCGGCACGTTCTGCTCGGGTGCGGACCTGAAGGCGTTGGGGACCCCGCGCAGCAACGACCCCGCGTCACCGTCCGGTCCGATGGGTCCGACGCGCCTCCGGCTTTCCAAGCCCGTGATCGCCGCGGTGTCCGGTCACGCGGTCGCGGGCGGCCTGGAGCTGGCGCTGTGGTGCGACTTGCGGGTGGCGGACTCGGACGCGGTGTTCGGGGTGTTCTGCCGGCGGTGGGGCGTGCCGCTGATCGACGGCGGGACGGTGCGCCTGCCGCGGTTGATCGGGACGTCCCGCGCCATGGACCTGATCCTGACCGGCCGCCCGGTCCTGGCCGACGAAGCCCTGGCCATCGGCCTGGCCAACCGCGTCGTGCCGCCGGGCACCTCGCGTTCCGCCGCCGAGTCCCTGGCCCTGGAACTGGCCGCGTTCCCCCAGCTGTGCCTGCGCCACGACCGCCTCTCCGTCCTGGAGCAGGAGTCCCTGCCGGAGTCCGACGCCCTGGCCAACGAACTGCGCCACGGCGAGATCTCCCTGACCGAGGTCGAACAAGGCCTCCGCCGCTTCCACTCCACCCCCGGCCGCCACCACCGCCCCTAA
- a CDS encoding acyl-CoA dehydrogenase family protein: protein MTHATHEVTNQVPPLAGHDVAADPALLDGLRRGGAEWAEPEVRELGVLAGTPHVQDLGRLANAHPPVLHTHDRYGHRVDEVEFHPAWHELMTTAVSHGLHAAPWRDDRPGAHVARAAKFYVWSQAEAGHGCPISMTYAAVPALRRTPALAARYEPLLASREYDFGLRAPSAKRGLIAGMSMTEKQGGSDVRANTTRAVPVADHYVLTGHKWFTSAPMSDLFLTLAQAPGGLSCFVLPRVLPDGTRNAMFLQRLKDKLGNKSNASAELEYDGAVGWLVGEEGQGVRTIIEMVNMTRLDCVLGSASGMRLGLTQATHHAAHRKAFGAYLVDQPAMRNVLADLAVESEAATTVALWLAGNRSRLGLAVSKYWVCKRAPAHAAEALECLGGNGYIEDSGMPRLFRESPLMSIWEGSGNVAALDALRALGRSPEAVAEFFGELDAARGADRRLDAAVDGIKAELTDVTDLEVRARRLVERMALALQGALLVRYGHPAVADAFCASRLSGDWGVAFGTLPRGVDFGAIVERGLPKP from the coding sequence ATGACCCACGCCACTCATGAGGTGACCAACCAGGTCCCGCCGCTGGCCGGCCACGACGTCGCCGCGGACCCGGCGCTGCTGGACGGCCTGCGGCGGGGCGGCGCGGAGTGGGCCGAGCCCGAGGTGCGGGAACTCGGCGTCCTCGCGGGCACGCCGCACGTCCAGGACCTGGGACGCTTGGCGAACGCGCACCCGCCCGTGCTGCACACCCACGACCGGTACGGGCACCGGGTCGACGAGGTCGAGTTCCACCCGGCCTGGCACGAGCTCATGACGACCGCGGTGTCGCACGGGCTGCACGCCGCGCCGTGGCGGGACGACCGGCCCGGCGCGCACGTCGCCCGCGCGGCCAAGTTCTACGTGTGGAGCCAGGCCGAGGCGGGTCACGGCTGCCCGATCTCGATGACGTACGCGGCCGTGCCCGCTCTGCGCCGGACGCCCGCTCTGGCCGCGCGGTACGAACCGCTGCTGGCGTCACGGGAGTACGACTTCGGGCTGCGCGCGCCGTCGGCCAAGCGCGGGTTGATCGCGGGCATGTCGATGACCGAGAAGCAGGGCGGCTCGGACGTGCGGGCGAACACCACGCGGGCCGTGCCGGTCGCCGACCACTACGTGCTGACCGGGCACAAGTGGTTCACCTCCGCGCCCATGTCGGACCTGTTCCTGACGCTGGCGCAGGCGCCGGGCGGTCTGTCGTGCTTCGTGCTGCCGCGCGTGCTGCCCGACGGCACGCGCAACGCGATGTTCCTGCAGCGGCTCAAGGACAAGCTCGGCAACAAGTCGAACGCGTCCGCGGAGCTGGAGTACGACGGCGCGGTCGGCTGGCTGGTCGGCGAGGAGGGGCAGGGCGTGCGGACCATCATCGAGATGGTCAACATGACCCGGCTGGACTGCGTGCTCGGCTCGGCGTCCGGGATGCGGCTCGGGCTGACCCAGGCCACGCACCACGCGGCGCACCGCAAGGCGTTCGGCGCGTACCTGGTCGACCAGCCCGCGATGCGCAACGTGCTGGCGGACCTCGCGGTGGAGTCCGAGGCGGCGACCACGGTGGCGTTGTGGCTGGCCGGCAACCGGAGCAGGCTCGGGCTGGCGGTGAGCAAGTACTGGGTGTGCAAGCGGGCGCCGGCGCACGCCGCCGAGGCGTTGGAGTGCCTGGGTGGCAACGGGTACATCGAGGACTCGGGGATGCCCCGGCTGTTCCGCGAGTCGCCGCTGATGTCCATCTGGGAGGGATCGGGGAACGTGGCGGCGCTGGACGCGTTGCGCGCTCTCGGGCGTTCACCGGAGGCGGTGGCGGAGTTCTTCGGCGAGCTGGACGCGGCGCGGGGCGCGGACCGGCGGCTGGACGCGGCGGTCGACGGGATCAAGGCGGAGCTGACCGACGTGACCGACCTGGAGGTGCGGGCGCGCAGGCTGGTTGAGCGCATGGCGTTGGCGCTGCAGGGGGCGTTGCTGGTGCGGTACGGGCACCCGGCGGTGGCGGACGCGTTCTGCGCGTCGCGGCTGTCGGGCGACTGGGGCGTGGCGTTCGGCACGCTGCCGCGCGGGGTGGACTTCGGTGCGATCGTGGAGCGGGGGTTGCCGAAGCCGTGA
- a CDS encoding FAD-binding oxidoreductase has protein sequence MSDHARESDHERAVAALRGQYEAIPAGAPVRLAKSTSNLFRFRADQAGGLDVARFDRVLSVDAGARTAQVQGMTTYERLVDATLPHGLMPLVVPQLKTITLGGAVAGLGIESSSFRNGLPHESVRELEVMTGDGEVVVVKPGDDLFRGFPNSYGTLGYALRLDIELEPVKPYVRLRHVPFADAAECARVISQVCADGSYQGEPVDFVDGTVFTGREQYLTLATWADTAPFTSDYTGNDIYYRSIQRRSVDYLTVRDYLWRWDTDWFWCSRAFGVQHPVVRRLVPKRYLRSDVYRKVVAWDRRHKLSDRLSKAVQEPVIQDVEIPVDRLAEFLDFFHREIGISPVWLCPVRLRSREDGQSAGWPLYPMDPDVLYVNVGFWSTVSLRPDEELGSRNRLIEDKVTELGGHKSLYSDSYYGEEEFWDNYNGPTYRDLKERYDPAGRLPDLYAKCVLRR, from the coding sequence GTGAGCGATCACGCACGGGAGTCCGACCACGAGCGGGCGGTGGCCGCGTTGCGCGGCCAGTACGAGGCGATCCCGGCCGGTGCGCCGGTGCGCCTGGCCAAGTCGACGTCGAACCTGTTCCGGTTCCGCGCCGACCAGGCCGGCGGGCTGGACGTGGCCCGGTTCGACCGGGTCCTGTCGGTGGACGCCGGAGCCCGGACCGCGCAGGTCCAGGGCATGACGACCTACGAGCGCCTGGTGGACGCCACCCTGCCGCACGGCCTCATGCCGCTGGTCGTGCCGCAGCTCAAGACGATCACGCTGGGCGGCGCGGTGGCGGGCCTGGGCATCGAATCCAGCTCGTTCCGCAACGGCCTGCCGCACGAGTCGGTGCGCGAGCTGGAGGTGATGACCGGCGACGGCGAGGTGGTCGTGGTGAAGCCGGGCGACGACCTGTTCCGCGGTTTCCCGAACTCCTACGGCACGTTGGGCTACGCGCTCCGGTTGGACATCGAGCTCGAACCGGTCAAACCGTACGTCCGACTGCGACACGTGCCGTTCGCCGACGCGGCCGAGTGCGCGCGAGTCATCTCGCAGGTCTGCGCGGACGGTTCCTACCAGGGCGAACCGGTCGACTTCGTGGACGGGACGGTGTTCACCGGCCGCGAGCAGTACCTGACGCTGGCGACCTGGGCCGACACCGCGCCGTTCACCTCGGACTACACCGGCAACGACATCTACTACCGCTCGATCCAGCGGCGCAGCGTCGACTACCTGACCGTGCGGGACTACCTGTGGCGGTGGGACACCGACTGGTTCTGGTGCTCGCGCGCGTTCGGCGTGCAGCACCCGGTCGTGCGGCGGCTCGTGCCCAAGCGGTACCTGCGGTCCGACGTGTACCGCAAGGTGGTGGCGTGGGACCGGCGGCACAAGCTGTCGGACCGGTTGAGCAAGGCGGTGCAGGAGCCGGTGATCCAGGACGTGGAGATCCCGGTGGACCGGCTCGCCGAGTTCCTGGACTTCTTCCACCGCGAGATCGGCATCAGCCCGGTGTGGCTGTGCCCGGTGCGGTTGCGGAGCCGGGAGGACGGGCAGAGCGCCGGCTGGCCGCTGTACCCGATGGACCCGGACGTGCTGTACGTCAACGTCGGCTTCTGGTCGACGGTGTCGCTGCGGCCCGACGAGGAGCTGGGCAGCCGCAACCGGTTGATCGAGGACAAGGTCACCGAGCTGGGCGGGCACAAGTCGCTGTACTCCGACTCCTACTACGGCGAGGAGGAGTTCTGGGACAACTACAACGGCCCGACGTACCGGGATTTGAAGGAGCGGTACGACCCGGCGGGCAGGCTGCCCGATTTGTACGCCAAGTGTGTTCTCCGTAGGTGA